A section of the Ranitomeya imitator isolate aRanImi1 chromosome 7, aRanImi1.pri, whole genome shotgun sequence genome encodes:
- the LOC138646093 gene encoding serine/arginine repetitive matrix protein 3-like, with product MFMLQPGSARTTAGPHAAGERADHGRPPRSREERADHGRPPRSREERADHGRPPRSREERADHGRPPRSREERADHGRPPRSREERADHGRPPRSREERADHGRPPRSREERADHGRPPRSREERADHGRPPRSREERADHGRPPRSREERADHGRPPRSREERADHGRPPRSREERADHGRPPRSREERADHGRPPRSREERADHGRPPRSREERADHGRAPRSKGARGPRPAPTQPGRARGPRPGPPQQGSARTTAGPHAAGKSARTTAGPHAAGKSARTTAGPHVAGKSARTTAGPHAAGKSARTTAGPHVAGKSARTTAGPHAAGKSARTTAGPHAAGKSARTTAGPHAAGKSARTTAGPPAARERADHGRPPRSREERADHGRAPRSKGAHGPRLDPTVLYVTV from the exons ATGTTTATGCTGCAG CCAGGGAGCGCGCGGACCACGGCCGGCCCCCACGCAGCCGGGGAGCGCGCGGACCACGGCCGGCCCCCACGCAGCCGGGAAGAGCGCGCGGACCACGGCCGGCCCCCACGCAGCCGGGAAGAGCGCGCGGACCACGGCCGGCCCCCACGCAGCCGGGAAGAGCGCGCGGACCACGGCCGGCCCCCACGCAGCCGGGAAGAGCGCGCGGACCACGGCCGGCCCCCACGCAGCCGGGAAGAGCGCGCGGACCACGGCCGGCCCCCACGCAGCCGGGAAGAGCGCGCGGACCACGGCCGGCCCCCACGCAGCCGGGAAGAGCGCGCGGACCACGGCCGGCCCCCACGCAGCCGGGAAGAGCGCGCGGACCACGGCCGGCCCCCACGCAGCCGGGAAGAGCGCGCGGACCACGGCCGGCCCCCACGCAGCCGGGAAGAGCGCGCGGACCACGGCCGGCCCCCACGCAGCCGGGAAGAGCGCGCGGACCACGGCCGGCCCCCACGCAGCCGGGAAGAGCGCGCGGACCACGGCCGGCCCCCACGCAGCCGGGAAGAGCGCGCGGACCACGGCCGGCCCCCACGCAGCCGGGAAGAGCGCGCGGACCACGGCCGGCCCCCACGCAGCCGGGAAGAGCGCGCGGACCACGGCCGGGCCCCCCGCAGCAAGGGAGCGCGCGGACCACGGCCGGCCCCCACGCAGCCGGGAAGAGCGCGCGGACCACGGCCGGGCCCCCCGCAGCAAGGGAGCGCACGGACCACGGCCGGCCCCCACGCAGCCGGGAAGAGCGCGCGGACCACGGCCGGCCCCCACGCAGCCGGGAAGAGCGCGCGGACCACGGCCGGCCCCCACGTAGCCGGGAAGAGCGCGCGGACCACGGCCGGCCCCCACGCAGCCGGGAAGAGCGCGCGGACCACGGCCGGCCCCCACGTAGCCGGGAAGAGCGCGCGGACCACGGCCGGCCCCCACGCAGCCGGGAAGAGCGCGCGGACCACGGCCGGCCCCCACGCAGCCGGGAAGAGCGCGCGGACCACGGCCGGCCCCCACGCAGCCGGGAAGAGCGCGCGGACCACGGCCGGGCCCCCCGCAGCAAGGGAGCGCGCGGACCACGGCCGGCCCCCACGCAGCCGGGAAGAGCGCGCGGACCACGGCCGGGCCCCCCGCAGCAAGGGAGCGCACGGACCACGGCTGGACCCTACAGTCTTGTATGTCACTGTTTAG